A window of Comamonadaceae bacterium OTU4NAUVB1 contains these coding sequences:
- a CDS encoding ParB/RepB/Spo0J family partition protein — MANFKKKPVSPDRIAQVREAVDATPLVGGEARAPEAPMEVFASAATTSPDQSRPAPVRRTIDAYLTGMVYDIPLGEIRSNPFNPRVVYTSSAVADMANSMLSGGQRVSATAYVNPDGEVVLIEGETRLRGARAGGLPTLRVEIRPSPASDRALYEEARAANVERRDQSPLDDAIKWKELLAKKVYPTQSALAQALQLGEDHVSRTLSLANLPLRIVHAVADHPELLSHKMLNAVREYWSLKGDDDTLSLILEVAKHGLGYRDVAARRKAAEQGPVKRTRSLREPVTYQGAKGELKSFGDEGRLELVLKGLSPQASQELASKILTLFSKQ, encoded by the coding sequence ATGGCAAATTTCAAGAAGAAGCCGGTGTCTCCGGATCGGATCGCTCAGGTCCGGGAGGCCGTGGACGCTACGCCACTGGTTGGCGGCGAGGCTCGTGCACCGGAAGCACCCATGGAAGTGTTCGCTTCCGCAGCAACGACATCGCCGGATCAGAGCCGACCTGCTCCGGTTCGACGCACCATCGATGCCTATCTAACGGGAATGGTCTACGACATCCCCTTGGGAGAAATCCGATCGAACCCGTTCAACCCGCGTGTCGTCTACACCTCGTCGGCCGTCGCCGACATGGCCAACTCGATGCTGTCCGGCGGACAACGCGTTTCCGCGACCGCTTACGTGAATCCCGACGGCGAGGTGGTCCTGATCGAAGGTGAGACGAGGCTGCGCGGTGCAAGGGCGGGTGGACTTCCCACCCTGCGCGTCGAGATTCGTCCGTCTCCTGCCAGTGACCGCGCCCTTTATGAGGAAGCCCGTGCAGCGAACGTGGAGCGGCGCGACCAGTCACCTCTCGACGACGCGATCAAGTGGAAGGAATTGCTGGCCAAGAAGGTCTACCCCACGCAGAGCGCCCTCGCGCAGGCACTTCAACTGGGTGAGGATCATGTCAGCAGGACGCTGTCGCTGGCCAATCTGCCGCTTCGCATCGTCCACGCCGTGGCCGACCATCCAGAGTTGCTTTCCCACAAGATGCTCAATGCCGTTCGCGAGTATTGGTCGCTCAAGGGCGACGACGACACGCTCTCGTTGATCCTGGAGGTCGCCAAGCACGGCTTGGGCTACCGTGACGTGGCCGCCCGCCGCAAGGCGGCCGAGCAGGGTCCGGTGAAACGGACCCGTTCGTTGCGCGAACCTGTCACTTACCAGGGTGCGAAAGGAGAACTCAAGTCATTCGGAGACGAAGGTCGGCTCGAGCTCGTTCTCAAAGGCTTGAGTCCGCAGGCGTCGCAGGAACTCGCATCGAAGATCCTGACGCTTTTCTCCAAGCAGTGA
- a CDS encoding AAA family ATPase, producing the protein MVITIGAEKGGVAKTRLATHIAALAAAEEVDVVLLDTDKQGSATSWSRIRNEEGVVPSIPVLTLPLSPARELANLASKFTLVVVDIGAQNYRTMLECALLSDLVLVPCGADQQEVESTLKVFDTLKEMGPRHEKGRIPAHVVLTRVSPLENAKSTSELRGYFASEDISVFDAQIAQRASWLATGKSGRAVHELKGKDRSQKAIDEMQRVYKEIIARINAQEEGK; encoded by the coding sequence ATGGTGATCACCATCGGAGCGGAAAAAGGAGGGGTAGCGAAGACCCGGCTGGCGACGCACATCGCGGCCCTTGCTGCAGCGGAAGAGGTAGACGTCGTCCTTCTGGACACCGACAAGCAAGGGTCCGCGACCAGTTGGTCCCGCATTCGCAATGAAGAGGGTGTCGTTCCCTCGATTCCCGTGCTGACCCTGCCGTTGAGCCCCGCTCGCGAACTCGCCAATCTCGCGTCCAAGTTCACGCTGGTAGTAGTCGACATCGGTGCTCAGAACTACCGCACCATGCTCGAATGCGCATTGTTGTCGGATCTCGTGCTGGTACCGTGCGGTGCGGACCAACAGGAAGTCGAGTCGACACTGAAGGTGTTCGATACCCTGAAAGAAATGGGCCCACGCCATGAGAAAGGCCGCATCCCGGCTCATGTCGTGCTGACCCGGGTTTCTCCGTTAGAGAACGCCAAATCCACTTCGGAGTTGCGAGGCTATTTCGCGAGCGAGGACATCTCTGTCTTCGACGCCCAGATCGCGCAACGTGCATCCTGGCTGGCGACCGGGAAGAGCGGCCGTGCGGTGCATGAGCTGAAAGGCAAGGACCGCTCGCAGAAGGCCATCGACGAGATGCAGCGGGTCTACAAAGAAATCATTGCACGAATCAATGCCCAGGAAGAAGGCAAATAA
- a CDS encoding TonB-dependent receptor → MTPLFPRLRRPVLLGLFCGGAALAQENHLPEVEVRGPRDASIGAADSASEGAVERESYQSRPKLRPGDIVEAVPGVVATQHSGDGKANQYFLRGFNLDHGTDFAVTVDGMPVNMPTHGHGQGYADLNFLIPELVSGVRYRKGPYFAEGGDFSLAGSANLDYFSALDAPFAEVTLGSHDFRRLLAAGSRTLDDRTWLGAIEIEGKDGPWDVAENLRKVNAVLRYSQGSPSRGFSITGMAYRSRWTSTDQVPERAIDSGELSRFGSLNPSDGGKTRRLSLSAKWFDKGPQGDTQVSLYAINYRFDLFSDFTYFLNNPVNGDQFEQVDRRNVFGAQASHAVANKIAGLEGLLTFGGQWRGDRIGQVGLYNTQERERLSTVRDDKVSQDLFSVYGQQLVNFSDRWRGYVGVRGDVLRYDVQGREAVYGAGNSGRGRDSLASPKLGMAYTLTPAHELYLNAGVGFHSNDVRGATITFDPQSGQAAERVPALVKGRGSELGWRFQPDETLTATLALWQLKLDSELVYIGDAGSTEPGRASNRRGIEATLRWKLARSWRLELDGALSRARFQGNAPEGEGNDVDNAVERVLAAGVTYAEGPLSASVRLRYLGPRALDTNDSVRSRPVTLLNVGARYAVNRQLTLGLDVFNLAGRKGNDIEYFYASCTAREVASGTCGGGIEGRHIHPMEPRTVRVSARWKF, encoded by the coding sequence ATGACGCCATTGTTTCCACGGCTGCGCCGTCCGGTCCTGCTCGGCCTTTTTTGCGGCGGCGCGGCGCTCGCGCAGGAAAATCACCTGCCCGAAGTCGAAGTGCGTGGTCCGCGCGATGCGTCCATCGGCGCGGCCGACAGCGCCAGTGAAGGTGCGGTGGAGCGCGAGTCCTACCAGTCGCGACCCAAACTCCGGCCCGGCGACATCGTCGAGGCCGTGCCCGGCGTGGTGGCCACGCAGCACTCGGGCGACGGCAAGGCCAACCAGTACTTCTTGCGGGGTTTCAACCTCGACCATGGCACCGACTTCGCCGTGACGGTCGACGGCATGCCGGTCAACATGCCCACGCACGGGCACGGCCAGGGCTATGCCGACCTGAACTTCCTCATCCCCGAGCTCGTCTCGGGCGTGCGCTATCGCAAGGGACCGTACTTTGCCGAGGGCGGTGACTTCTCGCTGGCCGGCAGCGCGAACCTCGACTACTTCAGCGCGCTCGATGCGCCTTTCGCCGAGGTCACGCTGGGCAGCCATGATTTCCGGCGCCTGCTGGCTGCCGGATCGCGCACGCTGGACGATCGCACCTGGCTCGGCGCGATCGAGATCGAAGGCAAGGACGGTCCCTGGGACGTGGCGGAGAACCTGAGGAAGGTCAACGCCGTCCTGCGCTACTCGCAAGGCTCCCCCTCGCGGGGGTTCAGCATCACCGGCATGGCCTACAGGAGCCGTTGGACCTCCACCGACCAGGTACCCGAGCGGGCGATCGACAGCGGAGAACTGTCGCGCTTCGGCTCGTTGAACCCGAGCGATGGCGGCAAGACGCGGCGCCTCAGCCTGTCGGCCAAGTGGTTCGACAAGGGGCCGCAAGGCGACACCCAGGTCAGCCTGTATGCGATCAACTACCGCTTCGACCTGTTCTCTGACTTCACCTACTTCCTCAACAACCCGGTCAATGGCGACCAGTTCGAGCAGGTCGACCGGCGCAACGTGTTCGGCGCCCAGGCCTCGCACGCGGTGGCCAACAAGATCGCGGGACTCGAGGGTCTGCTGACCTTCGGCGGCCAGTGGCGCGGCGATCGCATCGGGCAGGTCGGTCTCTACAACACCCAGGAGCGCGAGCGCCTGTCCACCGTGCGCGACGACAAGGTGTCGCAGGATCTGTTTTCGGTCTACGGGCAGCAACTGGTCAACTTCAGCGACCGCTGGCGCGGCTACGTCGGCGTGCGTGGCGATGTGCTGCGCTACGACGTGCAAGGCCGGGAGGCGGTCTATGGCGCTGGCAACAGCGGTCGCGGAAGGGATTCGCTGGCGAGTCCCAAGCTGGGCATGGCGTACACCCTGACGCCCGCCCATGAGCTCTACCTGAACGCAGGCGTCGGTTTCCACAGCAACGATGTGCGCGGCGCCACGATCACCTTCGATCCGCAGTCGGGTCAGGCCGCCGAGCGGGTCCCGGCACTGGTCAAGGGTCGGGGATCGGAGCTGGGTTGGCGCTTCCAGCCCGACGAAACCCTCACCGCCACGCTGGCGCTGTGGCAGCTGAAGCTGGATTCCGAGCTCGTCTACATCGGTGATGCGGGATCGACCGAGCCAGGACGTGCCAGCAATCGCCGCGGCATCGAGGCGACCTTGCGCTGGAAGCTGGCGCGGTCCTGGCGCCTGGAGCTCGACGGCGCGCTCTCGCGGGCCCGCTTCCAAGGCAACGCACCGGAGGGGGAAGGCAACGACGTAGACAACGCCGTGGAGCGCGTGCTGGCCGCTGGCGTGACCTACGCCGAAGGGCCGTTGAGCGCGTCGGTGCGGCTGCGCTACCTCGGACCTCGTGCGCTGGACACCAACGACTCGGTCCGATCGCGCCCAGTCACGTTGCTCAACGTCGGCGCCCGCTATGCGGTGAACCGGCAGCTGACCTTGGGCCTGGATGTCTTCAATCTGGCCGGGCGCAAGGGCAACGACATCGAGTATTTCTACGCGTCGTGTACGGCACGCGAGGTCGCAAGCGGGACGTGCGGCGGTGGCATCGAGGGTCGACACATCCACCCGATGGAGCCGCGCACGGTGCGGGTCAGCGCACGTTGGAAATTCTGA
- a CDS encoding RidA family protein: MPLEYLGISPTASDRQVRPFSPAVRAGDFIYVSGQVPANADGEIVVGGIEAQTRQVMENLKTVLALADATLDDVCKATVWLQDARDFGAFNRVYMSYFGEGRPARSTTEARLMVDAKVEIDVVAYKPKGQKGQKDSKG; encoded by the coding sequence ATGCCCCTCGAATACCTTGGAATCTCGCCCACCGCCTCCGACCGTCAGGTACGACCTTTCTCCCCCGCCGTGCGCGCCGGCGACTTCATCTACGTGTCGGGGCAGGTGCCCGCGAACGCGGATGGCGAGATCGTCGTGGGCGGGATCGAAGCCCAGACGCGCCAGGTGATGGAAAACCTGAAGACCGTTCTCGCCCTTGCGGACGCGACCCTGGACGACGTCTGCAAGGCGACCGTCTGGCTCCAGGACGCGCGCGATTTCGGTGCATTCAATCGCGTCTACATGTCCTATTTCGGTGAGGGTCGCCCTGCCCGATCGACCACCGAAGCCCGCTTGATGGTCGATGCCAAGGTGGAGATCGACGTTGTGGCGTACAAGCCGAAGGGCCAGAAGGGCCAGAAGGACTCGAAGGGTTAG
- the trfA gene encoding plasmid replication initiator TrfA, producing the protein MLPLWANDVRGLPNAMARSALFNVAGHRAGKRELLKQKPIEALSGIAMTYTGEELRQDDEDVFLQLLHIGRSQDLGTVVRFTGYAMIKDLGWDNSSKGYNRLIECISRLKATSLELKVADPNGTDGVMGYGGGLIDKFHYRDIASGSPMREWEVLLDAKIVALFTPNSYSRLDWTTRLRLKPMAKWLHSFYHTHQTPFPMKVATFHSLMGSKAKQLRQFRASLKESLQELVDCGFLDSAAIDQRLDMVVVERKGRSAARLDWIQEDSLSR; encoded by the coding sequence ATGCTGCCGCTGTGGGCCAACGATGTGCGAGGGTTGCCTAATGCGATGGCCAGGTCGGCGCTGTTCAATGTGGCCGGTCACCGGGCCGGCAAGCGCGAACTCCTCAAGCAGAAGCCGATAGAGGCCCTGTCGGGAATCGCTATGACCTACACGGGCGAAGAACTACGTCAGGACGACGAGGATGTCTTCCTGCAGCTGCTGCACATCGGACGTTCTCAGGACCTGGGAACAGTGGTTCGTTTCACGGGCTACGCCATGATCAAGGACTTGGGCTGGGACAACAGCAGCAAGGGATACAACCGCCTGATCGAATGCATCAGTCGCTTGAAGGCGACCTCGCTGGAACTCAAGGTGGCCGATCCGAATGGAACCGACGGCGTGATGGGTTACGGCGGCGGCTTAATCGACAAGTTTCACTACCGCGACATCGCGTCCGGCTCACCCATGCGCGAATGGGAAGTGTTGTTGGACGCAAAGATCGTGGCGCTGTTCACACCCAACAGCTACAGCCGCCTCGACTGGACCACGAGGCTGAGGCTCAAGCCCATGGCCAAGTGGCTGCACAGCTTCTATCACACGCACCAGACACCTTTCCCCATGAAGGTGGCCACCTTTCACAGTTTGATGGGCAGCAAGGCCAAGCAGCTGCGGCAGTTCAGAGCGTCGTTAAAAGAATCGCTGCAGGAGTTGGTGGATTGCGGCTTTCTCGATTCAGCGGCGATCGATCAACGCTTGGACATGGTGGTGGTCGAACGCAAGGGACGTTCTGCGGCACGGCTGGATTGGATCCAGGAAGACAGCCTCAGTCGATGA
- the nikR gene encoding nickel-responsive transcriptional regulator NikR, which yields MQRFTISLDDELAAQFDKLIASKGYVNRSEAVRDLIRTGLGRERLITTDPAAPPAWCVANVSYVYDHHEQTITSRMLALQHDHHDLVITSSHTHLDHDHCLETVVLRGPLDHVRACAEQLVALRGIRHGNVHLVPLAAADSARHSHGHLPVHDHFKPIN from the coding sequence ATGCAACGATTCACCATCTCGCTCGACGACGAGCTCGCTGCCCAGTTCGACAAATTGATCGCCAGCAAGGGCTACGTCAACCGGTCCGAGGCCGTGCGAGACCTCATCCGTACCGGCCTGGGTCGGGAGCGGCTGATCACGACAGATCCTGCAGCGCCACCCGCGTGGTGCGTCGCCAATGTCAGCTACGTCTACGATCACCACGAGCAGACCATCACCTCGCGCATGCTGGCCCTCCAACACGACCACCACGACCTGGTGATAACCAGCTCGCACACCCATCTGGATCACGATCACTGCTTGGAGACGGTGGTACTGCGCGGGCCGCTGGACCATGTTCGCGCGTGCGCCGAGCAACTGGTCGCCTTGCGCGGCATCCGGCACGGCAACGTTCATCTGGTACCACTGGCAGCAGCGGATTCAGCGCGCCACTCGCACGGTCATCTGCCGGTCCACGACCACTTCAAGCCCATCAACTGA
- a CDS encoding GAF domain-containing protein: MPKQFVVATSDASSDIMASTITGLLHDARVLLGMDIVFVSEFAEGRRLVRWVDRSADADETIREGQSNLLEETYCQRVVDGRLPLAIPDAQCLPEADRLEITKALKIRTYLAAPIIMSNGRLFGTLCCISHQPRTALGNRQVDALRIVAERVSAELQKNFPDLACSDSG, encoded by the coding sequence ATGCCAAAACAGTTCGTGGTCGCCACCTCGGATGCCTCCAGCGACATCATGGCTTCGACCATCACCGGCTTGCTTCACGACGCACGTGTGCTCCTCGGCATGGACATCGTTTTCGTCAGCGAGTTTGCTGAAGGTCGACGATTGGTTCGCTGGGTCGATAGGTCTGCGGATGCCGATGAGACGATCAGAGAGGGACAGTCCAATCTTCTCGAAGAAACCTACTGCCAGCGCGTGGTCGATGGTCGCCTCCCGTTGGCAATTCCCGACGCTCAATGCCTGCCGGAAGCGGACCGGCTTGAAATCACGAAAGCACTCAAGATTCGAACGTACTTGGCTGCTCCCATCATCATGTCCAATGGTCGGCTGTTCGGAACGTTGTGCTGCATCAGCCATCAGCCGCGCACGGCGCTGGGAAATCGACAGGTCGATGCGCTGCGCATCGTTGCCGAGCGGGTTTCAGCGGAACTGCAAAAGAACTTCCCGGACTTGGCATGTTCGGACAGCGGTTGA
- a CDS encoding MFS transporter yields MTLAPRTTHRPFVIAAVMASMAMVAIEATIVSTVMPQIATSLGGLHLYSWVFASFLLAQTAMTVVFGKLSDIYGRRPVMFVGIAIFLLGSILAGFAWSMPAMICFRMIQGVGAGAIQPVGMTIVADLYPVRERGKVQGYLASVWAVSAVLGPMLGALIVQELSWAWIFWINIPIGLLAVLGFWRFLREAPLARRSSIDLVGALLFTIGIAALMTALTEIGVGHAGWALFWAVVFGVAAVLFVRQERRAPDPMVSFRLWGARMIATLNSASMLVGMSLIGITTFLPMYVLVVLGRSSVVAGLALTMVMLGWPLGATLTSRTFHRVGLWRLVLIGSALMPLGAVAFALLRPDGSPVLAGVGSFVIGLGMGVLSLSSLILIQEAVDTPERGVATASNIFARNLGSALGATFFGAIFNFGLSRANGGTMISEDQLHRLLQGAHGREMVTVADAALRNALAGSLQFTFLVMLFVTLGIVVLALVLPRRGLGIRIADSSSEGDGAIPQNLH; encoded by the coding sequence ATGACCCTCGCTCCCCGGACCACCCACCGGCCCTTCGTCATCGCTGCGGTCATGGCTTCCATGGCCATGGTCGCCATCGAAGCCACCATCGTGTCGACCGTGATGCCCCAGATCGCCACGTCGCTGGGGGGTCTGCATCTCTACAGCTGGGTCTTCGCCTCGTTTTTGCTGGCGCAGACGGCCATGACGGTGGTGTTCGGCAAGCTGTCGGACATCTACGGCCGCAGGCCGGTGATGTTCGTCGGCATCGCCATTTTCCTGCTCGGGTCGATCCTGGCGGGTTTCGCTTGGTCGATGCCGGCCATGATCTGTTTCCGCATGATCCAGGGCGTGGGCGCGGGCGCGATCCAGCCCGTTGGGATGACCATCGTGGCCGACCTCTATCCGGTGCGCGAACGTGGCAAGGTGCAAGGCTACCTCGCGAGCGTGTGGGCTGTCTCCGCGGTGCTCGGGCCGATGCTGGGTGCGCTGATCGTGCAGGAACTCTCCTGGGCGTGGATCTTCTGGATCAACATCCCGATCGGCCTGCTCGCGGTGCTCGGCTTCTGGCGCTTCCTGCGCGAAGCGCCGTTGGCGCGCCGCAGTTCGATCGACCTGGTCGGTGCGCTGCTGTTCACGATCGGCATCGCCGCGCTAATGACCGCGCTGACGGAGATCGGTGTCGGCCACGCTGGATGGGCACTGTTCTGGGCTGTCGTTTTCGGGGTGGCTGCGGTGCTTTTCGTCCGACAGGAGCGGCGTGCGCCCGATCCGATGGTGTCGTTCCGCCTGTGGGGCGCACGGATGATCGCGACTTTGAACAGCGCCTCGATGCTCGTGGGCATGTCGCTGATCGGCATTACGACCTTCCTGCCGATGTACGTCCTGGTGGTCCTGGGTCGATCGTCGGTCGTCGCCGGGCTGGCGTTGACCATGGTCATGCTGGGCTGGCCATTGGGCGCCACACTGACGTCGCGGACCTTCCACCGCGTGGGCCTGTGGCGCTTGGTGCTTATCGGCTCGGCCTTGATGCCGCTCGGCGCCGTCGCCTTCGCCCTGCTGCGACCCGACGGCTCGCCTGTCCTGGCGGGCGTCGGATCCTTCGTGATCGGGTTGGGAATGGGCGTGCTCAGCCTCAGTTCACTGATCCTCATCCAGGAAGCGGTCGACACGCCGGAGCGTGGGGTGGCGACGGCATCCAACATCTTCGCGCGCAACCTCGGAAGTGCGCTGGGCGCCACGTTCTTCGGCGCCATCTTCAACTTCGGTCTCAGCCGCGCCAACGGCGGCACGATGATCTCCGAAGACCAGCTGCATCGACTGCTGCAGGGCGCGCATGGCAGGGAGATGGTGACGGTTGCCGACGCCGCCCTCCGGAACGCGCTCGCCGGGTCGCTGCAGTTCACCTTCCTGGTGATGCTGTTCGTGACACTGGGCATCGTGGTGCTGGCCCTCGTGTTGCCGCGCCGAGGGTTGGGCATCCGGATCGCGGACTCATCGTCCGAAGGTGACGGTGCGATCCCGCAGAACCTTCACTGA